The proteins below come from a single Streptomyces sp. SCSIO 75703 genomic window:
- a CDS encoding ABC transporter ATP-binding protein has translation MIEVDGLSYTYRGGSRPTVRDVSFRVGPGEVFGFLGPSGAGKSTVQKILTGRLEPFEGTVRVLGRDVAGRGADYYEEIGVGFELPNLFMKLTGRENLRFFASFYRSTADLTGLLARVGLDEHADRRVEDYSKGMKMRLCFVRALLHDPRVLFLDEPTSGLDPVNARLLKDMVQEQRRRGKAVFLTTHNMHDAEELCDRVAFFVDGTVRRTGAPKELCAQDSRRHVVVEYRQDGVLAVKEFPLDRLGTDEAFLDVLRRHELVSVHSRERSLEDVFVAATGRKLT, from the coding sequence GTGATCGAAGTCGACGGACTGTCCTACACCTATCGCGGCGGGTCGCGGCCCACCGTGCGGGACGTCTCCTTCAGGGTGGGCCCCGGCGAGGTCTTCGGGTTCCTCGGGCCGAGCGGGGCCGGCAAGAGCACCGTGCAGAAGATCCTCACCGGCCGCCTGGAGCCCTTCGAGGGCACCGTGCGCGTCCTGGGCCGGGACGTGGCCGGCCGCGGCGCCGACTACTACGAGGAGATCGGGGTCGGCTTCGAACTCCCCAACCTCTTCATGAAACTGACCGGCCGGGAGAACCTGCGCTTCTTCGCCTCCTTCTACCGCTCCACGGCGGACCTCACCGGACTGCTGGCCCGCGTCGGCCTCGACGAGCACGCCGACCGCAGGGTCGAGGACTACTCCAAGGGCATGAAGATGCGCCTGTGCTTCGTCCGCGCGCTCCTGCACGACCCGCGGGTCCTCTTCCTCGACGAGCCCACCAGCGGACTCGACCCGGTCAACGCCCGGCTGCTCAAGGACATGGTCCAGGAGCAGCGCCGGCGCGGGAAGGCGGTCTTCCTCACCACGCACAACATGCACGACGCCGAGGAACTGTGCGACCGGGTGGCGTTCTTCGTCGACGGGACCGTCCGCCGCACCGGCGCCCCCAAGGAGCTGTGCGCCCAGGACTCGCGGCGGCACGTCGTCGTCGAGTACCGGCAGGACGGCGTCCTCGCCGTCAAGGAGTTCCCGCTGGACCGGCTCGGCACCGACGAGGCGTTCCTCGACGTGCTGCGCCGGCACGAACTGGTGTCGGTGCACTCCCGGGAACGCTCCCTGGAGGACGTGTTCGTCGCCGCGACCGGACGGAAACTGACATGA
- a CDS encoding ABC transporter permease, with the protein MTVLDAPVPRGSRDTLRTLARAVVWDLRLQLRYQIVTVAVLVTAAYGIGLRLLPEQWRADVTVLLVLSDPTMIGFLFVGALMLFERGAGTLHAVAVTPLTPALYVGAKALSLTAVSVVCALTMTVTAHGTGFRPVPLLTAVVLTSALFVCVGVAAVVRVRSLNEYLLIVPVFLVPLYLPLLGFLGIGGRAAYHVLPTQASLLLIERSLAPRPLWEVFYAVGLLAVAGAAAFVWAVRSFDARVRGRVGAA; encoded by the coding sequence ATGACCGTCCTCGACGCCCCGGTGCCGCGCGGCTCCCGCGACACGCTGCGCACCCTGGCCCGCGCGGTCGTGTGGGACCTGCGGCTCCAACTGCGCTACCAGATCGTCACCGTCGCCGTCCTGGTCACCGCCGCGTACGGGATCGGACTGCGGCTGCTCCCGGAGCAGTGGCGGGCGGACGTGACGGTGCTGCTGGTCCTCTCCGACCCCACGATGATCGGCTTCCTCTTCGTGGGCGCCCTCATGCTCTTCGAGCGGGGCGCGGGCACCCTGCACGCGGTCGCGGTGACCCCGCTCACCCCGGCGCTGTACGTGGGCGCCAAGGCGCTGTCGCTGACGGCGGTGTCGGTGGTGTGCGCGCTCACCATGACGGTCACGGCGCACGGCACCGGATTCCGGCCGGTGCCGCTGCTCACGGCGGTCGTCCTGACCTCGGCGCTCTTCGTCTGCGTCGGCGTCGCGGCCGTGGTGCGGGTGCGGTCGCTCAACGAGTACCTGCTGATCGTGCCGGTCTTCCTGGTGCCGCTGTACCTGCCGCTGCTCGGCTTCCTCGGCATCGGCGGTCGCGCGGCGTACCACGTCCTGCCCACCCAGGCGTCCCTGCTCCTCATCGAACGCTCGCTCGCCCCCCGTCCGCTGTGGGAGGTCTTCTACGCCGTGGGACTCCTCGCGGTCGCGGGCGCCGCCGCGTTCGTGTGGGCCGTGCGCTCCTTCGACGCGCGGGTACGGGGCCGGGTGGGGGCGGCGTGA
- a CDS encoding acyl-CoA carboxylase subunit beta, whose amino-acid sequence MSMVQDRTEDPAPADTRGRAEDLRAVRARALAGPGERATEAQHARGKLTVRERIELLFDPGSFHEVQQLRRHRASGFGLEAKRPYTDGVVTGWGTVEGRTVFVYAHDFRIFGGALGEAHATKIHKIMDMAIAAGAPLVSLNDGAGARIQEGVSALAGYGGIFQRNTRASGVIPQISVMLGPCAGGAAYSPALTDFVFMVRETSQMFITGPDVVKAVTGEEITQNGLGGADVHAGTSGVCHFAYDDEETCLAEVRYLLSMLPQNNREHPPVVASDDPPDRRTPDLLDLVPVDANRPYDMHRVLTALVDDGEVMEVHEHWARNVVCALARLDGRVVGLVANQPRVLAGVLDIEASEKAARFVQMCDAFNIPIVTLLDVPGFLPGVDQEHGGIIRHGAKLLYAYCNATVPRISLILRKAYGGAYIVMDSQSIGADLTYAWPTNEIAVMGAEGAANVIFRRQIAGAEDPEAVRARLVDAYRAELMHPYHAAERGLVDDVVDPAETREVLARSLAMLRAKHADLPFRKHGNPPQ is encoded by the coding sequence ATGAGCATGGTGCAGGACAGGACCGAGGACCCGGCCCCGGCGGACACCCGGGGGAGGGCGGAGGACCTGCGCGCGGTGCGCGCGCGGGCCCTCGCCGGACCGGGCGAACGGGCGACCGAGGCACAGCACGCCCGGGGCAAGCTGACCGTGCGGGAGCGGATCGAGCTGCTGTTCGACCCCGGCTCCTTCCACGAGGTGCAGCAGCTCCGCCGGCACCGGGCGAGCGGCTTCGGTCTGGAGGCGAAGCGGCCGTACACGGACGGTGTGGTCACCGGGTGGGGCACGGTCGAGGGCCGGACGGTGTTCGTGTACGCGCACGACTTCCGGATCTTCGGCGGTGCGCTGGGCGAGGCCCACGCGACCAAGATCCACAAGATCATGGACATGGCCATCGCGGCCGGTGCTCCCCTGGTCTCCCTGAACGACGGGGCCGGTGCGCGTATCCAGGAGGGTGTCTCCGCGCTCGCCGGGTACGGCGGCATCTTCCAGCGCAACACCAGGGCGTCGGGTGTCATCCCGCAGATCAGCGTGATGCTCGGCCCGTGCGCGGGCGGGGCGGCCTACAGTCCGGCGCTGACGGACTTCGTGTTCATGGTCCGCGAGACCTCGCAGATGTTCATCACCGGCCCGGACGTCGTCAAGGCCGTCACCGGCGAGGAGATCACCCAGAACGGCCTGGGCGGCGCCGACGTGCACGCCGGGACCAGCGGCGTGTGCCACTTCGCCTACGACGACGAGGAGACGTGCCTCGCCGAGGTGCGCTACCTGCTGTCGATGCTGCCGCAGAACAACCGGGAGCACCCCCCGGTCGTGGCCTCGGACGATCCGCCCGACCGCCGCACCCCCGACCTCCTCGACCTGGTCCCCGTGGACGCCAACCGCCCGTACGACATGCACCGCGTCCTCACCGCGCTCGTCGACGACGGCGAGGTCATGGAGGTCCACGAGCACTGGGCCCGCAACGTGGTCTGCGCCCTGGCCCGCCTGGACGGCCGGGTGGTCGGCCTGGTGGCGAACCAGCCGCGGGTCCTCGCCGGGGTGCTGGACATCGAGGCGAGCGAGAAGGCGGCGCGCTTCGTCCAGATGTGCGACGCGTTCAACATCCCGATCGTCACGCTGCTGGACGTGCCCGGTTTCCTGCCGGGTGTCGACCAGGAGCACGGCGGCATCATCCGCCACGGCGCCAAGCTGCTCTACGCCTACTGCAACGCGACCGTCCCGCGGATCTCCCTCATCCTGCGCAAGGCGTACGGCGGCGCCTACATCGTCATGGACAGCCAGTCCATCGGCGCCGACCTCACCTACGCCTGGCCCACCAACGAGATCGCCGTGATGGGCGCCGAGGGCGCCGCCAACGTCATCTTCCGCCGCCAGATCGCGGGCGCCGAGGACCCCGAGGCCGTACGCGCCCGCCTGGTCGACGCCTACCGGGCCGAGCTGATGCACCCCTACCACGCGGCCGAGCGCGGCCTCGTCGACGACGTCGTCGACCCCGCCGAGACGCGCGAGGTCCTGGCCCGCTCGCTCGCCATGCTGCGCGCCAAACACGCCGACCTGCCCTTCCGCAAGCACGGCAACCCGCCCCAGTGA
- a CDS encoding acyl-CoA carboxylase subunit epsilon — translation MSTSHLRVEKGHAGPEELAAVTAVLLARATAAPADPGPAGDAPRPGWARPERAAGFLAPHSWH, via the coding sequence GTGAGCACCAGCCACCTGCGCGTCGAGAAGGGCCACGCCGGCCCCGAGGAACTCGCCGCCGTCACCGCGGTCCTGCTGGCCCGCGCCACCGCCGCCCCGGCGGACCCCGGCCCGGCCGGCGACGCCCCGCGCCCCGGCTGGGCCCGGCCCGAACGGGCCGCCGGCTTCCTCGCCCCGCACAGCTGGCACTGA
- a CDS encoding PI-PLC domain-containing protein produces MDGLARRSPRVRVLVWIVAVLSLTVLAAAAVVRSTLLDPGFYGQVLEDERAYQRIYDEVLVDPRGAPATQELLDRLPVPQSTVTSNLKVVIPPETLRAMGDRQIAEVVRYLEGDGDRLRLTVDLGPVVANVQRLSEAYFGDAVAALQQRSEPDFQAFVQRLSEIAAQVVAGEAPLEGLPSLPLSHEQALAATDALLRLVPRDGRAELRPTVQAALDRGNVTAALAAVAPAAVTDQVRSAVTELVREARDGTWVLTVDLDASREVAEQARHARAVTRLFQEVVEPAAAVLCAGALTLLWFSSPPPTARRLMPLGWVPAAAAVLTGLAVLLLRVALGELPFRPPPEWPPAATRLFDDVQAAAVQRVLTTATVVAVILLAASALLITVSWVWQTRPSLPRLTDPRHAPLLTAAVSACALLGTMIAPVALTGPSPRICQGSAELCDARYDEIAQLASHNAMATTADRFIGPLQDPDMVGQLDAGVRVLLLDTHRWERPEEVAGRLSTSEFSPELRDRLTRVLERVNPPHPGLWLCHSVCGAGALELTASLRQTGDWLRANPTEVVTLIVQDGIDGEDTRRVFERAGLADLLYVPDADPDKPWPKLKDMIDSGRRLVVFAEKADGPAPWYRNFYRYGMETPFAFRSPSEMSCVPNRGGTDKRLFLMNHFVTAGGGRRLDAGTVNSRDRVLERARACERERGRPVNFVAVDYATIGDALGAVQQLNTERLHGNAGRPGAAPARPAPGG; encoded by the coding sequence ATGGACGGACTGGCTCGGCGCTCGCCGCGGGTCAGGGTGCTCGTCTGGATCGTGGCGGTGCTGAGCCTGACCGTGCTGGCGGCCGCCGCGGTCGTGCGCAGCACCCTGCTCGACCCCGGCTTCTACGGACAGGTACTGGAGGACGAACGCGCCTACCAGCGGATCTACGACGAGGTCCTGGTCGACCCGCGCGGTGCGCCGGCCACCCAGGAACTGCTGGACCGGCTGCCCGTGCCCCAGTCCACCGTCACCTCCAACCTCAAGGTGGTGATCCCGCCGGAGACGCTGCGGGCCATGGGCGACCGGCAGATCGCCGAGGTGGTCCGGTACCTGGAGGGCGACGGCGACCGGCTGCGGCTGACGGTCGACCTCGGGCCCGTCGTCGCCAACGTGCAACGGCTGAGCGAGGCGTACTTCGGGGACGCGGTGGCCGCGCTCCAGCAGCGCTCCGAGCCGGACTTCCAGGCGTTCGTGCAGCGGCTCTCCGAGATCGCCGCACAGGTCGTGGCGGGCGAGGCGCCGCTGGAGGGACTGCCATCCCTGCCGCTCTCGCACGAGCAGGCCCTCGCCGCGACGGACGCGCTGCTGCGCCTGGTGCCGCGCGACGGGCGGGCGGAGCTGCGGCCCACCGTGCAGGCGGCGCTGGACCGGGGCAACGTGACCGCCGCGCTGGCCGCCGTCGCGCCGGCCGCGGTGACCGACCAGGTCCGCTCGGCGGTGACGGAACTGGTGCGGGAGGCGCGCGACGGCACCTGGGTGCTCACCGTCGACCTCGACGCGTCCCGGGAGGTGGCGGAGCAGGCGCGGCACGCCCGCGCGGTGACCCGGCTCTTCCAGGAGGTGGTGGAACCGGCCGCCGCGGTGCTCTGCGCCGGTGCGCTGACCCTGCTGTGGTTCTCCTCTCCCCCGCCGACCGCGCGCCGGCTGATGCCGCTGGGCTGGGTGCCCGCCGCGGCGGCGGTGCTGACCGGGCTGGCCGTGCTGCTGCTGCGGGTGGCGCTCGGCGAGCTGCCGTTCCGGCCGCCGCCCGAGTGGCCGCCGGCGGCGACCCGGCTCTTCGACGACGTGCAGGCCGCCGCCGTGCAGCGGGTGCTGACGACGGCCACGGTCGTCGCCGTGATCCTGCTCGCCGCGAGCGCCCTGCTGATCACCGTCTCCTGGGTCTGGCAGACCCGGCCCAGTCTGCCCCGGCTCACCGACCCCCGGCACGCGCCGCTGCTGACCGCTGCCGTCTCGGCCTGCGCGCTGCTCGGCACGATGATCGCGCCGGTGGCGCTGACCGGCCCGTCGCCGCGCATCTGCCAGGGCAGCGCCGAACTGTGCGACGCCCGGTACGACGAGATCGCCCAGCTCGCCTCGCACAACGCGATGGCGACGACCGCGGACCGGTTCATCGGCCCCCTCCAGGACCCGGACATGGTGGGCCAGCTCGACGCCGGGGTGCGGGTCCTGCTGCTGGACACACACCGCTGGGAGCGGCCGGAGGAGGTCGCCGGCCGGCTGAGCACCTCCGAGTTCTCGCCGGAGCTGCGCGACCGGCTCACCCGGGTGCTGGAGCGGGTCAACCCGCCCCATCCGGGCCTGTGGCTGTGCCACTCGGTGTGCGGCGCCGGGGCGCTCGAACTGACGGCGTCGCTGCGCCAGACGGGCGACTGGCTGCGCGCGAACCCGACCGAGGTCGTGACGCTGATCGTGCAGGACGGCATCGACGGCGAGGACACCCGCCGCGTGTTCGAACGGGCCGGGCTGGCCGACCTGCTCTACGTGCCGGACGCGGACCCCGACAAGCCGTGGCCGAAGCTCAAGGACATGATCGACAGCGGCCGGCGGCTGGTCGTCTTCGCGGAGAAGGCGGACGGCCCCGCCCCGTGGTACCGGAACTTCTACCGGTACGGCATGGAGACACCGTTCGCCTTCCGCAGCCCCTCGGAGATGAGCTGCGTACCGAACCGGGGCGGCACGGACAAGCGGCTCTTCCTGATGAACCACTTCGTCACGGCGGGCGGCGGGCGGCGGCTGGACGCGGGCACGGTCAACTCCCGCGACCGGGTGCTGGAGCGGGCCCGCGCGTGCGAGCGGGAGCGGGGCCGGCCGGTGAACTTCGTCGCCGTCGACTACGCGACGATCGGCGACGCGCTCGGCGCGGTCCAGCAGCTCAACACGGAGCGGCTGCACGGGAACGCCGGCCGGCCGGGCGCGGCGCCCGCGCGCCCGGCCCCGGGCGGCTGA
- a CDS encoding ABC transporter ATP-binding protein — translation MTASKDTPMDPLIRLDRVHVRHRARSGGLLRRDTVHALTDASLEVRPGEILGLVGESGCGKSTLARVVTGLQRPTEGRVHFRGQDLWTMSAAERRGRFGAAVGVVFQDPSTALNPRLPVSRILRDPLDVHERGTRAERERRVRDLLGLVGLPAHTLDALPGRLSGGQRQRVAIARALALEPELIVADEPTSALDVSVRAQILNLLVDLRERLGLGMVFISHDVQTVRYLADRIAVLYLGRVVEEGRSARVTGDSRHPYTEALLSATPSLLERPERIVLHGPVPSATHPPSGCPFRTRCWKADDACAGAFPAASEGVEGHRWHCVHPQPGTAAPAAGGPGPGAAAVGA, via the coding sequence ATGACCGCCTCGAAGGACACGCCCATGGACCCCCTCATCCGCCTCGACCGCGTCCACGTACGGCACCGGGCCCGCAGCGGCGGCCTCCTGCGCCGGGACACGGTGCACGCCCTGACCGACGCCTCCCTCGAAGTCCGGCCCGGCGAGATCCTCGGCCTGGTCGGGGAGTCGGGCTGCGGCAAGTCCACCCTGGCCCGCGTGGTCACCGGGCTCCAGCGGCCCACCGAGGGCCGGGTGCACTTCCGGGGGCAGGACCTGTGGACCATGAGCGCGGCCGAACGGCGCGGCCGGTTCGGGGCCGCGGTCGGCGTCGTCTTCCAGGACCCCTCGACCGCGCTGAACCCGAGGCTGCCGGTGAGCCGCATCCTGCGCGATCCGCTGGACGTGCACGAGCGGGGCACCCGGGCCGAACGCGAGCGGCGGGTGCGGGACCTGCTCGGCCTCGTGGGGCTGCCCGCGCACACCCTGGACGCGCTGCCCGGCCGGCTCTCCGGCGGCCAGCGCCAGCGGGTGGCGATCGCCCGCGCGCTCGCCCTGGAGCCGGAGCTGATCGTGGCCGACGAGCCGACCAGCGCCCTGGACGTGTCGGTGCGCGCCCAGATCCTCAACCTGCTGGTGGACCTGCGGGAGCGGCTGGGGCTGGGCATGGTCTTCATCTCCCACGACGTGCAGACGGTGCGGTACCTGGCGGACCGGATCGCGGTGCTCTACCTGGGCCGGGTGGTCGAGGAGGGCCGGTCCGCGCGGGTCACGGGCGACTCCCGCCACCCGTACACCGAGGCGCTGCTCTCGGCGACGCCGAGCCTGCTGGAGCGGCCGGAGCGGATCGTGCTGCACGGTCCCGTCCCCTCGGCCACGCACCCGCCGTCGGGCTGCCCGTTCCGCACCCGCTGCTGGAAGGCGGACGACGCGTGCGCGGGCGCCTTCCCGGCGGCCTCCGAAGGGGTCGAGGGGCACCGCTGGCACTGCGTCCACCCCCAGCCGGGCACCGCCGCGCCGGCCGCCGGCGGACCGGGCCCGGGAGCCGCCGCCGTCGGGGCCTGA
- a CDS encoding dipeptide/oligopeptide/nickel ABC transporter permease/ATP-binding protein, protein MFAPRSLAGRTAPGTRLRRLPVPSRIALGVLLLVALGAVFAPLLTQDPLATGVPAQAPGADHWFGTDRAGRDVFARVVHGARYSLVIGLGATLLALVAGSALGALAATARRFADESVMRTLDVVMSFPPIALAAVLVAVFGPSVPVIIVTIAVVYAPSLARVVRANVLEQYGEDYVAAEQVIGARRGHIVARHVAVNCAAPVLVFATVMVADSIIFEASLSFIGAGVQDPDPSWGSVLAYGRQILLSGGWWATLFPGLCVLLTVLALNVLSEGMTDTAASPDTSRSGGTASDEENASAAAPDAGAAEVDAALDALAARLAVREPAVPPLPEDSADLLVVRDLTIRFPDRYGDTRVVDGISFTVREGETLGLVGESGCGKSITSLAVMGLLARNAEATGEILYRGRDLLRLSPKERRALMGPEIAMVYQDAMSSLNPSVLVGTQLRRLTSRGGTRTPAELLELVGLSPERTLRSYPHELSGGQRQRVLIAMALSRSPRLLIADEPTTALDVTVQAQIVELLVRLRDELGFAMVLVSHDLALVGDLAHRVAVMYAGQVAEAGSTRALLTDPAHHYSRGLLGSVVSLETGARRLHQIRGVVPAPRAFGPGCRFASRCSAATERCRTSPPAPTGREGSPDHRVACHHPAPAGRPLEGAR, encoded by the coding sequence ATGTTCGCTCCACGCTCCCTCGCCGGGCGGACCGCGCCGGGCACCCGCCTGCGCCGCCTGCCCGTGCCCTCCCGGATCGCCCTCGGCGTCCTCCTCCTGGTCGCCCTCGGCGCGGTGTTCGCCCCACTGCTCACCCAGGACCCGCTGGCCACCGGCGTCCCGGCCCAGGCTCCGGGCGCCGACCACTGGTTCGGCACCGACCGGGCCGGCCGCGACGTGTTCGCGCGGGTCGTGCACGGGGCGCGCTACTCGCTCGTCATCGGCCTCGGCGCCACCCTGCTCGCGCTGGTCGCCGGGTCCGCGCTGGGCGCGCTCGCGGCCACCGCCCGCCGGTTCGCCGACGAGTCGGTGATGCGCACCCTCGACGTCGTGATGTCCTTCCCCCCGATCGCGCTGGCCGCCGTCCTCGTCGCCGTCTTCGGACCCAGCGTCCCGGTCATCATCGTCACCATCGCCGTCGTCTACGCGCCCTCGCTCGCCCGCGTGGTGCGGGCCAACGTGCTGGAGCAGTACGGCGAGGACTACGTCGCCGCGGAACAGGTGATCGGCGCCCGCCGCGGCCACATCGTGGCCCGGCACGTCGCCGTCAACTGCGCGGCGCCGGTGCTGGTGTTCGCCACCGTCATGGTGGCCGACTCGATCATCTTCGAGGCGAGCCTGTCCTTCATCGGCGCCGGTGTGCAGGACCCCGACCCGAGCTGGGGCAGCGTCCTGGCCTACGGGCGGCAGATCCTGCTGTCGGGCGGCTGGTGGGCGACCCTCTTCCCCGGCCTGTGCGTGCTGCTCACGGTGCTCGCGCTGAACGTCCTCTCCGAGGGCATGACCGACACCGCCGCCTCCCCGGACACCTCCCGCTCCGGCGGCACGGCCTCCGACGAGGAGAACGCCTCCGCCGCCGCGCCGGACGCCGGGGCCGCCGAGGTGGACGCCGCGCTCGACGCGCTCGCCGCCCGCCTCGCCGTACGGGAGCCGGCCGTGCCGCCGCTGCCCGAGGACAGCGCCGACCTCCTCGTGGTCCGCGACCTGACGATCCGCTTCCCCGACCGCTACGGCGACACCCGTGTCGTCGACGGCATCTCCTTCACCGTCCGCGAGGGCGAGACACTCGGCCTGGTGGGCGAGTCCGGCTGCGGCAAGTCGATCACCAGCCTCGCCGTCATGGGCCTGCTCGCCCGCAACGCCGAGGCCACCGGCGAGATCCTCTACCGGGGCCGCGACCTGCTCAGGCTCTCCCCGAAGGAGCGCCGCGCCCTCATGGGCCCGGAGATCGCCATGGTCTACCAGGACGCCATGTCGTCGCTGAACCCGTCCGTCCTGGTCGGCACCCAGCTCCGCCGGCTCACCTCCCGCGGCGGCACCCGCACCCCGGCCGAACTCCTCGAACTGGTCGGCCTCTCCCCCGAGCGCACCCTGCGCAGCTACCCCCACGAGCTCTCCGGCGGCCAGCGCCAGCGCGTGCTGATCGCGATGGCGCTCTCCCGCAGCCCCCGGCTACTCATCGCCGACGAGCCGACCACCGCCCTCGACGTCACCGTGCAGGCCCAGATCGTCGAACTGCTGGTCCGGCTGCGCGACGAACTCGGCTTCGCCATGGTCCTCGTCTCCCACGACCTGGCCCTGGTCGGCGACCTCGCCCACCGGGTCGCGGTGATGTACGCGGGACAGGTCGCCGAGGCCGGGTCGACCCGGGCGCTGCTCACCGACCCGGCGCACCACTACAGCCGCGGGCTGCTCGGTTCCGTCGTCTCCCTGGAGACCGGCGCGCGCCGGCTGCACCAGATCCGCGGCGTGGTGCCCGCGCCCAGGGCGTTCGGCCCCGGCTGCCGCTTCGCCTCCCGCTGCTCCGCCGCCACCGAGCGGTGCCGCACCAGCCCGCCGGCCCCCACCGGCCGCGAGGGCTCACCGGACCACCGCGTCGCCTGCCACCACCCGGCGCCCGCCGGCCGGCCGCTGGAGGGCGCCCGATGA
- a CDS encoding ABC transporter permease: MVAFLRLALRRVAMMPVMVLGIALLVFVVLRFSPTDPAYNALGESASPEARAAFAEANGLDDPLPVRYLAFLGDLLRGDLGVTMSPSQPVTDRIATAFPLTLQLTLLGLALAVVLALVFGVTSAVHRDRWPDQVFRVLSMAGIALPSFWLGVLLIQQFSLNLPLFPTGGYVNPADSLSGWLESMTLPALSLALPVASSLARLVRTSMVAELDRDYVRTARGSGLPPFLIIRSVLRNALVTPLTVLGVKVGYMLSGAVVIEAIFDLPGMGKLILEGVTGGDVGLVQGTVLTIAVAFLVVNVVVDLLYLLVNPRIRTV; encoded by the coding sequence ATGGTTGCATTCCTCCGGCTCGCGCTGCGCCGCGTCGCGATGATGCCGGTGATGGTCCTCGGCATCGCGCTGCTGGTCTTCGTGGTCCTCCGGTTCTCGCCGACCGACCCCGCGTACAACGCGCTCGGCGAGTCGGCGAGCCCCGAGGCCCGCGCGGCGTTCGCCGAGGCGAACGGCCTCGACGACCCCCTGCCCGTGCGCTACCTCGCCTTCCTCGGCGACCTGCTGCGCGGGGACCTCGGCGTCACCATGTCGCCCAGCCAGCCCGTCACCGACCGGATCGCCACCGCCTTCCCGCTCACGCTGCAACTGACCCTGCTCGGTCTCGCGCTCGCCGTCGTGCTGGCGCTCGTCTTCGGCGTCACCAGCGCCGTCCACCGGGACCGCTGGCCGGACCAGGTCTTCCGGGTGCTGTCGATGGCCGGCATCGCCCTGCCCTCCTTCTGGCTCGGTGTCCTGCTCATCCAGCAGTTCTCGCTGAACCTGCCGCTCTTCCCGACCGGCGGCTACGTCAATCCGGCCGACTCCCTCTCCGGCTGGCTGGAGAGCATGACGCTGCCCGCGCTCTCCCTCGCCCTCCCCGTCGCCTCGTCGCTGGCCCGTCTGGTCCGCACCTCGATGGTCGCCGAACTCGACCGCGACTACGTGCGCACCGCCCGCGGCAGCGGCCTCCCGCCCTTCCTGATCATCCGGTCGGTACTGCGCAACGCCCTGGTCACCCCGCTGACCGTGCTCGGCGTCAAGGTCGGCTACATGCTCAGCGGCGCGGTCGTCATCGAGGCGATCTTCGACCTGCCGGGCATGGGCAAGCTGATCCTCGAAGGCGTCACCGGCGGCGACGTCGGTCTGGTCCAGGGCACCGTGCTCACCATCGCGGTCGCCTTCCTCGTGGTCAACGTCGTCGTCGACCTGCTCTACCTGCTCGTCAACCCGCGCATCAGGACGGTGTGA